A region of Dictyostelium discoideum AX4 chromosome 1 chromosome, whole genome shotgun sequence DNA encodes the following proteins:
- a CDS encoding hypothetical protein (LTR-RETROTRANSPOSON SKIPPER, GAG (GAG)) has product MVVPDWLQTDVAIKLNTQTDITECREAITELVLNNADKFSRRRPSDSASNTDEKFLLKKNHATPNHNSHNRNSFDAQADKIRAAILPEIRKDSKVDLKKIRSSFIVYRQNKGYCLNCGKSNHSTSTCRIDPVDAKANPGPSAKKQQ; this is encoded by the coding sequence ATGGTCGTACCAGACTGGTTACAAACTGATGTTGCAATCAAACTCAACACTCAAACCGATATCACCGAGTGTCGTGAAGCCATCACCGAGTTGGTTCTTAACAATGCTGATAAGTTCTCGAGAAGAAGACCTTCCGATTCTGCATCGAATACTGATGAGAAGtttctattaaaaaagaatcatGCTACTCCAAATCATAACTCTCATAACAGGAATTCCTTTGATGCTCAAGCTGATAAGATTAGAGCTGCAATATTACCCGAAATAAGAAAAGACTCTAAGGTAGACCTCAAAAAGATAAGAAGCAGTTTCATCGTTTACCGTCAAAACAAAGGCTACTGTCTCAATTGTGGTAAATCAAATCACTCCACATCTACATGTAGAATTGATCCGGTCGATGCCAAAGCCAATCCAGGTCCATCAGCCAAAAAGCAACAATGA